One genomic segment of Catalinimonas alkaloidigena includes these proteins:
- a CDS encoding DUF1835 domain-containing protein has protein sequence MKYHILNGDALKMQFEKTALEGEAYIIRECLIEGDVSSNSLHKLWKLRAEYLKKTYNVSLQEYAEKTKSEFEAISKITENASVYLWFERDLFCQLNLWFTVYFISEKLGYENHYLFLVLPNHYEWTGFGKMRTDELMHTFEQKIQLRKDDIRLFKDLWIAYAQNDHAELKQLSLLMKDRYPYLPEVVQAHLDRFPEEAKRSRPETATLQIIQELQTNDFGRVFRAFSEREGIYGFGDLQFRQIYERVMKENPDL, from the coding sequence ATGAAATACCATATCCTAAATGGAGATGCTCTCAAAATGCAGTTTGAAAAAACCGCATTGGAAGGAGAAGCTTATATTATTCGTGAATGCCTGATTGAGGGAGATGTTTCGAGCAATTCATTGCATAAGTTGTGGAAACTCAGGGCTGAATATTTGAAAAAGACTTACAATGTTTCCTTGCAGGAATATGCTGAAAAAACGAAAAGCGAGTTTGAGGCTATTTCTAAAATCACTGAAAACGCTTCGGTATATCTTTGGTTTGAAAGAGATCTTTTTTGTCAGCTTAACCTTTGGTTTACTGTATACTTCATTTCAGAAAAATTAGGTTATGAAAACCATTACCTCTTCCTTGTTCTTCCCAATCATTATGAATGGACGGGTTTTGGAAAGATGAGGACTGATGAATTAATGCATACATTTGAACAAAAAATTCAACTTCGTAAAGATGACATCAGACTATTTAAAGACTTATGGATCGCTTATGCTCAGAATGATCATGCTGAGTTAAAGCAGCTTTCTCTGTTGATGAAAGATCGCTATCCCTATCTCCCGGAGGTTGTTCAGGCTCACCTGGACCGTTTTCCTGAAGAGGCAAAGCGTAGCCGTCCGGAAACTGCTACGCTGCAGATAATTCAGGAGTTACAGACAAATGACTTTGGTCGAGTATTCAGAGCCTTTTCAGAGCGAGAGGGTATCTATGGTTTTGGAGATTTACAATTCAGGCAAATCTATGAACGTGTCATGAAGGAGAACCCGGACCTTTA